In Denticeps clupeoides chromosome 1, fDenClu1.1, whole genome shotgun sequence, a single window of DNA contains:
- the khk gene encoding ketohexokinase isoform X2 — protein sequence MGEKKVLCIGLVCLDIINVVEKYPEEDTDSRCLSQRWQRGGNASNSCTVLSLLGAPCAFMGSLAPGPVADFIVGDFLRRGVDTSGVVWQQEGETPSACCMVCPAAGSRTVVLSDTNLPDVSADDFSRVDLKQYKWIHWEGRNAEEQIKMIQQVEEFNQTTPDANRITMSVEIEKTRDSLYQLFQYGDVVFVSKDVAKSFGFNSATSALKGLYSRVRKGTVLICAWAEEGADALGPDGKVIHSDAFPPEALVDTLGAGDTFNASVIYTLSNGGSLQEALTFGCQIAGRKCGVHGYDGIVPTRA from the exons ATGGGGGAGAAGAAGGTCCTGTGCATCGGCTTGGTCTGTCTGGATATTATCAACGTGGTGGAGAAATACCCGGAAGAGGACACCGACAGCAG GTGTTTGTCCCAGCGATGGCAGCGGGGGGGAAATGCGTCCAACTCCTGCACGGTCCTGTCCCTGCTTGGAGCTCCGTGTGCCTTTATGGGATCTCTGGCACCCGGGCCTGTTGCTGA TTTCATTGTGGGGGATTTTTTGCGTCGTGGGGTGGACACGTCCGGCGTGGTGTGGCAGCAGGAGGGGGAGACCCCGTCCGCATGTTGCATGGTGTGTCCTGCCGCCGGCTCACGCACCGTTGTTCTCTCAGACAC AAACCTGCCAGATGTTTCCGCAGATGACTTCTCCAGAGTAGACCTCAAGCAGTACAAGTGGATTCACTGGGAG GGAAGAAATGCAGAGGAGCAAATCAAAATGATCCAGCAGGTGGAGGAATTTAACCAAACCACGCCAGATGCGAACAGAATCACCATGTCGGTGGAAATAGAAAAAACCAGGGATTCGCTGTACCAGCTCTTCCAGTATGGAGATGTG GTTTTTGTCAGTAAGGATGTGGCAAAGAGCTTTGGTTTTAACTCTGCTACCAGTGCACTGAAAGGCCTGTACAGCCGGGTCAGGAAGGG CACTGTGCTCATTTGCGCCTGGGCGGAGGAGGGGGCAGATGCCTTGGGTCCTGACGGCAAAGTCATTCACTCTGATGCCTTTCCACCAGAGGCACTAGTAGACACGCTCGGTGCAGGTGACACCTTCAACGCATCCGTCATCTACACTCTCTCAAACG GAGGGAGTTTACAGGAAGCTCTGACGTTTGGCTGCCAGATCGCTGGTAGAAAGTGTGGTGTCCACGGATATGACGGGATTGTACCAACGAGAGCCTGA
- the khk gene encoding ketohexokinase isoform X1 — protein MGEKKVLCIGLVCLDIINVVEKYPEEDTDSRCLSQRWQRGGNASNSCTVLSLLGAPCAFMGSLAPGPVADFISNDFQLYQIDISLLVEHAQCSFPASVVISNVTSGSRTILHMNRNLPDVSADDFSRVDLKQYKWIHWEGRNAEEQIKMIQQVEEFNQTTPDANRITMSVEIEKTRDSLYQLFQYGDVVFVSKDVAKSFGFNSATSALKGLYSRVRKGTVLICAWAEEGADALGPDGKVIHSDAFPPEALVDTLGAGDTFNASVIYTLSNGGSLQEALTFGCQIAGRKCGVHGYDGIVPTRA, from the exons ATGGGGGAGAAGAAGGTCCTGTGCATCGGCTTGGTCTGTCTGGATATTATCAACGTGGTGGAGAAATACCCGGAAGAGGACACCGACAGCAG GTGTTTGTCCCAGCGATGGCAGCGGGGGGGAAATGCGTCCAACTCCTGCACGGTCCTGTCCCTGCTTGGAGCTCCGTGTGCCTTTATGGGATCTCTGGCACCCGGGCCTGTTGCTGA CTTCATCTCGAATGACTTTCAGTTGTACCAGATTGACATCTCGCTTCTTGTGGAGCATGCTCAGTGCTCCTTTCCAGCCTCTGTAGTCATCAGCAATGTGACGAGTGGCAGTCGCACCATTCTGCACATGAACAG AAACCTGCCAGATGTTTCCGCAGATGACTTCTCCAGAGTAGACCTCAAGCAGTACAAGTGGATTCACTGGGAG GGAAGAAATGCAGAGGAGCAAATCAAAATGATCCAGCAGGTGGAGGAATTTAACCAAACCACGCCAGATGCGAACAGAATCACCATGTCGGTGGAAATAGAAAAAACCAGGGATTCGCTGTACCAGCTCTTCCAGTATGGAGATGTG GTTTTTGTCAGTAAGGATGTGGCAAAGAGCTTTGGTTTTAACTCTGCTACCAGTGCACTGAAAGGCCTGTACAGCCGGGTCAGGAAGGG CACTGTGCTCATTTGCGCCTGGGCGGAGGAGGGGGCAGATGCCTTGGGTCCTGACGGCAAAGTCATTCACTCTGATGCCTTTCCACCAGAGGCACTAGTAGACACGCTCGGTGCAGGTGACACCTTCAACGCATCCGTCATCTACACTCTCTCAAACG GAGGGAGTTTACAGGAAGCTCTGACGTTTGGCTGCCAGATCGCTGGTAGAAAGTGTGGTGTCCACGGATATGACGGGATTGTACCAACGAGAGCCTGA
- the khk gene encoding ketohexokinase isoform X3, with translation MGEKKVLCIGLVCLDIINVVEKYPEEDTDSRCLSQRWQRGGNASNSCTVLSLLGAPCAFMGSLAPGPVAENLPDVSADDFSRVDLKQYKWIHWEGRNAEEQIKMIQQVEEFNQTTPDANRITMSVEIEKTRDSLYQLFQYGDVVFVSKDVAKSFGFNSATSALKGLYSRVRKGTVLICAWAEEGADALGPDGKVIHSDAFPPEALVDTLGAGDTFNASVIYTLSNGGSLQEALTFGCQIAGRKCGVHGYDGIVPTRA, from the exons ATGGGGGAGAAGAAGGTCCTGTGCATCGGCTTGGTCTGTCTGGATATTATCAACGTGGTGGAGAAATACCCGGAAGAGGACACCGACAGCAG GTGTTTGTCCCAGCGATGGCAGCGGGGGGGAAATGCGTCCAACTCCTGCACGGTCCTGTCCCTGCTTGGAGCTCCGTGTGCCTTTATGGGATCTCTGGCACCCGGGCCTGTTGCTGA AAACCTGCCAGATGTTTCCGCAGATGACTTCTCCAGAGTAGACCTCAAGCAGTACAAGTGGATTCACTGGGAG GGAAGAAATGCAGAGGAGCAAATCAAAATGATCCAGCAGGTGGAGGAATTTAACCAAACCACGCCAGATGCGAACAGAATCACCATGTCGGTGGAAATAGAAAAAACCAGGGATTCGCTGTACCAGCTCTTCCAGTATGGAGATGTG GTTTTTGTCAGTAAGGATGTGGCAAAGAGCTTTGGTTTTAACTCTGCTACCAGTGCACTGAAAGGCCTGTACAGCCGGGTCAGGAAGGG CACTGTGCTCATTTGCGCCTGGGCGGAGGAGGGGGCAGATGCCTTGGGTCCTGACGGCAAAGTCATTCACTCTGATGCCTTTCCACCAGAGGCACTAGTAGACACGCTCGGTGCAGGTGACACCTTCAACGCATCCGTCATCTACACTCTCTCAAACG GAGGGAGTTTACAGGAAGCTCTGACGTTTGGCTGCCAGATCGCTGGTAGAAAGTGTGGTGTCCACGGATATGACGGGATTGTACCAACGAGAGCCTGA